The DNA window GCCCTCCTTGGGGGAACCGTTCGCCGGGCCTCCCGGGCCCGCGGGGCGCCCGGTGAAGACGTCCTTGAGCCGACCGCCCAGGTCCCCCGCTCCGCCGGCGATGTCCCGCACCAGCCCCATCAGCGGATCCTTGCTGGACCGCACCGACTCCGCGTAGTGGTTCGCGGACTCCCGGAGGGAGTCCGTCACCGACGTGTCCTTGTCCTCCGTGCGCCGCGGGTAGTGCCCGTCCATGATCCGCTGGTAGTCCCGGCTCTCGGACCACTTCTTCAGCTCGGCGGCTCGCACCGTGGTGAAGGGGTGGGTGCGCGGCAGAACGTTCATGATCTTCAGGACGGAGTCGCGCAGGTCCCCGCCCGCCTCGTACTCCTCGGCCTGGGCGAGGAAGGCGTCCACGTTCATCTCGTGCAGGTGATTGCCGCCGGCGATCTTCATCAGGCCGCGCATCGACGCCCGGACGTCCTGCCCGACCAGCAGGCCCGCCCGGTCCGCGGACAGCTCCGACTTGCGGAACCACTCGCGCAGGGCCGTCACGATCGCCATGATCGCGACATTGCCCAGCGGGATCCAGGCCACCTTGACCGCGAAGTTCGTCAGGAACAGCAGGATCGTGCGGTAGACGGCGTGCCCGGACAGGGCGTGCCCCACCTCGTGGCCGACGACGGCCCGCATCTCCTCCTCGTCCAGCAGCTCGACCAGGCCCGTCGTCACGACGATGACGGGCTCGTCCAGGCCGATGCACATGGCGTTGGGCTGCGGGTCCTGGGTGACGTACATCGGCGGGACCTTCGGCAGGTCCAGGATGTAGCAGGCGTCCAGGAGCATCGTGTGCAGGTGCTGGAACTGCTGCTCGCCCACGCGCACCGAGTCGGACAGGAACAGCAGGCGCAGGCTGCGCTCGGGCAGCAGCGCGCTGAGCGCCTTGAAGACCGTGTCGAAGCCGCTCAGCTTGCGCAGCGCCACCAGGGCGGAGCGGTCCGCCGGGTGCTCGTAGGCGCGCGAGGAGACGTCCGGGAAGCGCTTGCGCTGCCGCCCCGGTAGCCGCTCCCCGGGAGCGTGGCCGTTGCTGCCGTTGCTGCTGTCACTCATCGAGACCCCCTCGGCGGCGTGTGCACCTTCCGGACCCCACCCTAGGCGCTGCCGCCGACAGGGCTACCGTGGAGACATGCCCCATCTGCATGCACTTGCCGCACAGCCCGGCGTGACCGAGCTCCTCGCCGTCTCCAAGGACGACACGGGCCCGGGCGCGGTCCTCCGCACCGTGCTCATCGTCGGTGTCGTCGGCATCGTCTTCCTGGCCTGGTTCCTGCTGCGCGGCTACAAGAAGGACTGACGCGGGCCCGGCGCCGCGCCCCCGACGCGCGCAGCAAGCGTGGAGTCGGCGTGAGCCCGGCCGCGGCCCCCGCATACGATGTGGCAGAAATCTCTGCCCGCTACCGTCCCGGATTGGTCCTGCCGACGATGACTGCCTTCGCCTCAGCGCACACCGCCCTCGCCACCCTCGCCTCCGAGGGCGAGCACGTCGACACGCACCCCAGCATCAGCCCCTACATGACCGGTGGCGCCGCCCTGGTCATCCTGCTGCTCCTGCTGTGGGTCACCACCCGCTTCAACCGCGACCGCTGAGCGAGCCGGTCCCTGCGGGTCCGGCGCCCGGCCGCGCCCAGTAGGGTCTGCACGCATGGGAGAGCAGACAGGGCCCGTGAAGCGGCGACTCGGCGTGATGGGCGGGACCTTCGATCCGATCCACCACGGCCACCTGGTCGCCGCGAGCGAGGTGGCCGCGCGTTTCCACCTGGACGAGGTGGTCTTCGTACCGACCGGGCAACCGTGGCAGAAGAGCCACCGGGAGGTGTCCACGGCCGAGGACCGCTATCTGATGACGGTGATCGCCACGGCGTCGAACCCGCAGTTCTCGGTCAGCAGGATCGACATCGACCGCGGCGGGCCGACGTACACCACGGACACGCTCCGTGAGCTCGCCGCCCTCAACGACGACTCGGACCT is part of the Streptomyces roseifaciens genome and encodes:
- a CDS encoding M48 family metallopeptidase yields the protein MSDSSNGSNGHAPGERLPGRQRKRFPDVSSRAYEHPADRSALVALRKLSGFDTVFKALSALLPERSLRLLFLSDSVRVGEQQFQHLHTMLLDACYILDLPKVPPMYVTQDPQPNAMCIGLDEPVIVVTTGLVELLDEEEMRAVVGHEVGHALSGHAVYRTILLFLTNFAVKVAWIPLGNVAIMAIVTALREWFRKSELSADRAGLLVGQDVRASMRGLMKIAGGNHLHEMNVDAFLAQAEEYEAGGDLRDSVLKIMNVLPRTHPFTTVRAAELKKWSESRDYQRIMDGHYPRRTEDKDTSVTDSLRESANHYAESVRSSKDPLMGLVRDIAGGAGDLGGRLKDVFTGRPAGPGGPANGSPKEGPEGPSEGGGKA
- the nadD gene encoding nicotinate-nucleotide adenylyltransferase; this encodes MGEQTGPVKRRLGVMGGTFDPIHHGHLVAASEVAARFHLDEVVFVPTGQPWQKSHREVSTAEDRYLMTVIATASNPQFSVSRIDIDRGGPTYTTDTLRELAALNDDSDLFFITGADALSQILTWRDTEELFSLAHFIGVTRPGHILANPGLPEGGVSLVEVPALAISSSDCRARVAQGDPVWYLVPDGVVRYINKRKLYRR